In Erigeron canadensis isolate Cc75 chromosome 1, C_canadensis_v1, whole genome shotgun sequence, a single window of DNA contains:
- the LOC122606381 gene encoding protein ENHANCED DISEASE RESISTANCE 2-like isoform X1, whose protein sequence is MSNSKVVYEGWMVRYGRRKIGRSFIHMRYFVLESRLLAYYKRKPQDNVVPIQTLVIDGNCRVEDRGLKTQQGLMVYVLSIYNKKDKYHRITMAAFNIQEALIWKEKIESVIDQHQESLVTNGNKFVTFEYKPGMDSGRNASSSDQESQCSGGEDEDDSNPNLLRRTTIGNGPPESILDWTQESSALASQNTANQAISRKHWRLLQCQNGLRIFEELLEVDFLPKSCSRAMKATGVVEATCEEIFELVMSMDGTRSEWDCSFQDGSLVEEVDGHTAILYHRLQLDWFPTFVWPRDLCYVRYWRRNDDGSYAVVLFCSREHENCGPQPGYVRAHIESGGFNISPLKPRNGKPRTQVQHLMQIDLKGWGVGYISSFQQYCLLQMLNSVAGLREYFAQTDERTVPPRIPVMVNMSSSYVPKKNALKNQLTPYHNREQSLDNAAKLMDEYSDDDEDFQIPEEEAYRVEQELKREAVQEEPVVQIDLSSFSGSLRRDDNESARDCWRISDGNNFRVRSKRFCYDKSKMPGGKHLMDLVAVDWFKDTKRMDHVARRPGCAAQVAAEKGHFSLVFNLQVPGSTNYSMIFYFVTPELVPGSLVQRFVDGDDEFRNSRMKLIPSVPKGSWIVRQSVGSTPCLLGKAVDCNYIRGANYLEVDVDIGSSTVANGVLGLVIGAITSLVVDMAFLVQANTTDELPERLIGVVRISHLELSSAVVPKFESDP, encoded by the exons ATGTCGAATTCGAAAGTAGTGTATGAGGGATGGATGGTGAGATATGGAAGGAGGAAGATCGGGAGGTCGTTTATTCATATGCGCTATTTCGTGCTCGAGTCGAGGTTGCTTGCTTATTACAAGAGGAAGCCTCAAGATAATGTG GTTCCAATCCAGACGTTGGTTATCGATGGCAATTGCAGAGTGGAAGACAGAGGCTTAAAAACCCAACAAGgactt ATGGTGTATGTTTTGTCTATCTACAACAAGAAAGATAAATATCATCGAATTACG ATGGCGGCTTTTAACATCCAAGAGGCACTTATCTGGAAAGAAAAAATTGAATCTGTTATTGATCAG CATCAGGAGTCATTAGTTACTAATGGGAATAAGTTCGTGACGTTTGAATATAAACCTGGAATGGATAGTGGGCGGAACGCATCCTCATCAGATCAGGAGAGTCA GTGTAGTGGTGGCGAAGATGAGGATGATTCAAATCCAAATTTGCTTCGAAGAACGACCATTGGGAATG GTCCACCTGAATCTATACTCGATTGGACCCAAGAAAGTTCAGCATTGGCAAGTCAAAATACCGCTAACCAGGCAATTTCAAGGAAACATTGGCGGCTTCTTCAATGCCAAAATG GACTTCGTATCTTTGAAGAGCTGCTTGAAGTTGATTTTCTT CCAAAGAGCTGTAGTAGGGCTATGAAGGCTACTGGTGTTGTGGAAGCCACTTGTGAAGAAATATTTGAGCTTGTAATGAGCATGGATGGGACACGATCTGA GTGGGACTGTAGCTTCCAGGATGGTAGCCTTGTTGAGGAGGTGGATGGACATACAGCTATTCTCTATCACAGACTCCAACTGGATTGGTTCCCAAC GTTTGTATGGCCCCGTGACCTTTGCTATGTGAGGTATTGGCGCAGAAACGATGATGGGAGTTATG CAGTTGTATTGTTTTGCTCAAGGGAGCATGAGAACTGTGGTCCACAACCAGGATATGTCCGGGCTCATATCGAGA GTGGAGGGTTTAATATTTCTCCTTTGAAACCTCGAAATGGGAAGCCAAGAACACAGGTCCAACATCTAATGCAAATTGATCTAAAGGGATGGGGCGTCGGTTATATTTCATCATTTCAGCAATATTGTTTGCTACAAATGTTAAATAGTGTTGCTG GTCTAAGGGAATATTTTGCTCAGACTGATGAAAGGACTGTTCCACCAAGAATTCCTGTTATGGTtaacatgtcatcatcttatgtTCCGAAAAAGAATGCACTGAAAAACCAGTTGACTCCATATCATAATCGAGAGCAATCTCTTGATAATGCTGCAAAACTGATGGATGAATActcagatgatgatgaagactTCCAAATCCCTGAAGAAGAG GCATATCGTGTTGAGCAGGAATTGAAACGGGAAG CTGTTCAAGAAGAACCTGTGGTTCAAATCGACTTGTCTTCCTTCTCGGGAAGCCTCCGTCGGGATGACAATGAAAGTGCCCGTGATTGTTGGAGAATATCTGATGGGAACAACTTTAGAGTGCGCAGTAAGCGTTTTTGCTATGATAAATCAAAG ATGCCTGGTGGCAAACACCTTATGGATCTGGTTGCTGTTGACTGGTTCAAAGACACAAAACGGATGGACCATGTTGCCAGACGACCCGGTTGTGCGGCACAA GTTGCTGCTGAAAAAGGGCATTTTTCCTTGGTGTTTAATCTTCAA GTACCCGGTTCCACAAACTACAGCATGATTTTCTATTTTGTGACACCGGAATTGGTACCCGGATCTCTTGTGCAGCGTTTTGTTGACGGTGATGACGAGTTTCGTAATAGTAGGATGAAGCTCATACCATCAGTTCCCAAG GGATCCTGGATAGTACGGCAGAGTGTTGGAAGCACCCCTTGCCTACTGGGAAAAGCAGTTGACTGCAACTATATACGTGGTGCCAATTACTTGGAA GTCGATGTTGACATCGGTTCTTCTACTGTAGCCAATGGTGTATTGGGACTAGTCATTGGTGCTATCACTAGCCTTGTTGTTGACATGGCTTTCCTTGTACAG GCAAACACTACTGATGAGTTACCAGAACGGCTAATAGGCGTTGTTCGTATTTCTCATTTAGAGCTATCATCTGCTGTTGTACCCAAATTTGAATCAGATCCATGa
- the LOC122582721 gene encoding protein NUCLEAR FUSION DEFECTIVE 4: MAGQSRKWMILMACIWIQAFTGTNFDFSAYSSELKKVLKVSQMELNYLATASDLGKAFGWSSGFALLYLPLWMVMFIAAFMGLFGYGVQWLLIRRIIIDLPYVSVFLLCLLAGCSICWFNTVCFVLCTRNFTTNRHLAISLTVSFNGVSAALYNLAAKAIDPSSYTLYLLLNAFVPLFVSFLALIPILKQPIFDKLPSNINHNDRFIFIILNIFAVITGFYLLLIPSNSIHGKVFFHGAICLLVLPLGIPGIIYARKWFNSNIYPKILVHGSSFLLLDGDDHYNELVGGSHEAILVDDNEIKYSIKGCWDMLIKSDKLEMIEEEHDAKRLLCRLDFWLYYFVYFCGGTIGLVYSNNLGQIAQSLGLESSTYTLITLYSSFSFFGRLLSATPDFLKTRLNLARTGWLAIALVPTPLAMLVLSLTETKVGLQIGTSLIALSSGFIFSAAVSVTSELFGPKSVGVNHNILITNIPIGSLVYGLLSALVYDSNEASLRNVCMGRNCYFATFVLWGCISFLGLVSTVLLFLRTRQAYERFEHNPVSVVS; encoded by the exons ATGGCCGGACAATCACGAAAATGGATGATATTAATGGCATGCATATGGATACAAGCATTCACGGGCACAAATTTCGACTTCTCGGCATATTCATCGGAACTTAAGAAGGTTTTAAAGGTTTCCCAGATGGAGCTGAATTATTTGGCTACGGCCTCGGATTTAGGCAAGGCGTTTGGGTGGTCCTCGGGTTTTGCACTCCTGTATTTGCCATTATGGATGGTTATGTTTATCGCGGCCTTCATGGGCTTGTTTGGTTATGGTGTTCAATGGCTTTTGATTCGTCGAATCATCATCGATTTGCCTTATGTTTCG GTATTTCTGCTATGTTTATTAGCAGGATGTAGCATTTGTTGGTTCAATACAGTTTGTTTTGTCCTTTGTACCCGAAACTTCACCACAAATCGACATCTAGCCATCTCTCTAACTGTAAGCTTCAATGGCGTAAGTGCAGCCTTATATAACCTTGCAGCCAAAGCAATAGACCCGTCATCCTACACACTTTACCTTCTCCTAAATGCCTTCGTTCCGCTCTTCGTTTCTTTTTTAGCCCTCATCCCAATTCTAAAGCAACCCATATTTGACAAGCTTCCATCTAACATTAATCACAACGAtcgatttatatttattattttaaacatatttgcAGTCATTACTGGCTTCTATCTCCTTCTGATCCCTTCAAATTCAATTCATGGAAAAGTATTCTTTCATGGTGCTATTTGCCTTCTTGTTCTCCCGCTAGGAATCCCCGGTATTATATATGCTAGAAAGTGGTTTAactctaatatatatccaaaaattCTTGTCCATGGATCAAGTTTTTTACTTCTGGATGGTGATGATCACTATAATGAACTCGTTGGTGGTAGTCATGAAGCTATTTTAGTTGACGATAACGAGATTAAATATAGTATAAAGGGGTGTTGGGATATGTTGATAAAGAGTGATAAGTTGGAAATGATTGAGGAAGAGCATGATGCTAAGAGGCTTCTTTGCAGGCTAGATTTTTGGCTATATTATTTCGTGTACTTTTGTGGTGGAACAATTGGGCTAGTTTATAGTAACAATTTAGGCCAGATAGCACAGTCACTTGGTTTAGAATCAAGTACTTACACCCTCATCACACTTTATTCGTCATTCTCTTTCTTTGGACGGTTACTTTCAGCAACTCCGGATTTCTTGAAAac GAGATTGAACTTGGCAAGGACAGGATGGCTAGCCATTGCGCTTGTACCAACACCACTAGCAATGCTTGTGCTTTCATTGACAGAAACGAAAGTGGGACTTCAGATTGGAACTTCTCTTATCGCTTTAAGCTCTGGGTTCATTTTCTCAGCAGCCGTGTCTGTAACATCCGAGCTATTTGGACCTAAGAGTGTTGGTGTGAACCATAACATTCTCATCACGAATATCCCAATCGGGTCACTTGTTTATGGGCTTCTTTCAGCCCTTGTGTATGATAGCAATGAAGCTTCATTGCGGAATGTTTGTATGGGGAGAAATTGTTATTTTGCAACATTTGTTTTGTGGGGCTGTATTTCATTTTTGGGACTGGTTTCGACTGTGTTGTTGTTCCTAAGAACTCGGCAAGCATATGAAAGATTTGAACATAACCCGGTTTCTGTAGTCTCATAA
- the LOC122606381 gene encoding protein ENHANCED DISEASE RESISTANCE 2-like isoform X2: MSNSKVVYEGWMVRYGRRKIGRSFIHMRYFVLESRLLAYYKRKPQDNVVPIQTLVIDGNCRVEDRGLKTQQGLMVYVLSIYNKKDKYHRITMAAFNIQEALIWKEKIESVIDQHQESLVTNGNKFVTFEYKPGMDSGRNASSSDQESQCSGGEDEDDSNPNLLRRTTIGNGPPESILDWTQESSALASQNTANQAISRKHWRLLQCQNGLRIFEELLEVDFLPKSCSRAMKATGVVEATCEEIFELVMSMDGTRSEWDCSFQDGSLVEEVDGHTAILYHRLQLDWFPTFVWPRDLCYVRYWRRNDDGSYVVLFCSREHENCGPQPGYVRAHIESGGFNISPLKPRNGKPRTQVQHLMQIDLKGWGVGYISSFQQYCLLQMLNSVAGLREYFAQTDERTVPPRIPVMVNMSSSYVPKKNALKNQLTPYHNREQSLDNAAKLMDEYSDDDEDFQIPEEEAYRVEQELKREAVQEEPVVQIDLSSFSGSLRRDDNESARDCWRISDGNNFRVRSKRFCYDKSKMPGGKHLMDLVAVDWFKDTKRMDHVARRPGCAAQVAAEKGHFSLVFNLQVPGSTNYSMIFYFVTPELVPGSLVQRFVDGDDEFRNSRMKLIPSVPKGSWIVRQSVGSTPCLLGKAVDCNYIRGANYLEVDVDIGSSTVANGVLGLVIGAITSLVVDMAFLVQANTTDELPERLIGVVRISHLELSSAVVPKFESDP, from the exons ATGTCGAATTCGAAAGTAGTGTATGAGGGATGGATGGTGAGATATGGAAGGAGGAAGATCGGGAGGTCGTTTATTCATATGCGCTATTTCGTGCTCGAGTCGAGGTTGCTTGCTTATTACAAGAGGAAGCCTCAAGATAATGTG GTTCCAATCCAGACGTTGGTTATCGATGGCAATTGCAGAGTGGAAGACAGAGGCTTAAAAACCCAACAAGgactt ATGGTGTATGTTTTGTCTATCTACAACAAGAAAGATAAATATCATCGAATTACG ATGGCGGCTTTTAACATCCAAGAGGCACTTATCTGGAAAGAAAAAATTGAATCTGTTATTGATCAG CATCAGGAGTCATTAGTTACTAATGGGAATAAGTTCGTGACGTTTGAATATAAACCTGGAATGGATAGTGGGCGGAACGCATCCTCATCAGATCAGGAGAGTCA GTGTAGTGGTGGCGAAGATGAGGATGATTCAAATCCAAATTTGCTTCGAAGAACGACCATTGGGAATG GTCCACCTGAATCTATACTCGATTGGACCCAAGAAAGTTCAGCATTGGCAAGTCAAAATACCGCTAACCAGGCAATTTCAAGGAAACATTGGCGGCTTCTTCAATGCCAAAATG GACTTCGTATCTTTGAAGAGCTGCTTGAAGTTGATTTTCTT CCAAAGAGCTGTAGTAGGGCTATGAAGGCTACTGGTGTTGTGGAAGCCACTTGTGAAGAAATATTTGAGCTTGTAATGAGCATGGATGGGACACGATCTGA GTGGGACTGTAGCTTCCAGGATGGTAGCCTTGTTGAGGAGGTGGATGGACATACAGCTATTCTCTATCACAGACTCCAACTGGATTGGTTCCCAAC GTTTGTATGGCCCCGTGACCTTTGCTATGTGAGGTATTGGCGCAGAAACGATGATGGGAGTTATG TTGTATTGTTTTGCTCAAGGGAGCATGAGAACTGTGGTCCACAACCAGGATATGTCCGGGCTCATATCGAGA GTGGAGGGTTTAATATTTCTCCTTTGAAACCTCGAAATGGGAAGCCAAGAACACAGGTCCAACATCTAATGCAAATTGATCTAAAGGGATGGGGCGTCGGTTATATTTCATCATTTCAGCAATATTGTTTGCTACAAATGTTAAATAGTGTTGCTG GTCTAAGGGAATATTTTGCTCAGACTGATGAAAGGACTGTTCCACCAAGAATTCCTGTTATGGTtaacatgtcatcatcttatgtTCCGAAAAAGAATGCACTGAAAAACCAGTTGACTCCATATCATAATCGAGAGCAATCTCTTGATAATGCTGCAAAACTGATGGATGAATActcagatgatgatgaagactTCCAAATCCCTGAAGAAGAG GCATATCGTGTTGAGCAGGAATTGAAACGGGAAG CTGTTCAAGAAGAACCTGTGGTTCAAATCGACTTGTCTTCCTTCTCGGGAAGCCTCCGTCGGGATGACAATGAAAGTGCCCGTGATTGTTGGAGAATATCTGATGGGAACAACTTTAGAGTGCGCAGTAAGCGTTTTTGCTATGATAAATCAAAG ATGCCTGGTGGCAAACACCTTATGGATCTGGTTGCTGTTGACTGGTTCAAAGACACAAAACGGATGGACCATGTTGCCAGACGACCCGGTTGTGCGGCACAA GTTGCTGCTGAAAAAGGGCATTTTTCCTTGGTGTTTAATCTTCAA GTACCCGGTTCCACAAACTACAGCATGATTTTCTATTTTGTGACACCGGAATTGGTACCCGGATCTCTTGTGCAGCGTTTTGTTGACGGTGATGACGAGTTTCGTAATAGTAGGATGAAGCTCATACCATCAGTTCCCAAG GGATCCTGGATAGTACGGCAGAGTGTTGGAAGCACCCCTTGCCTACTGGGAAAAGCAGTTGACTGCAACTATATACGTGGTGCCAATTACTTGGAA GTCGATGTTGACATCGGTTCTTCTACTGTAGCCAATGGTGTATTGGGACTAGTCATTGGTGCTATCACTAGCCTTGTTGTTGACATGGCTTTCCTTGTACAG GCAAACACTACTGATGAGTTACCAGAACGGCTAATAGGCGTTGTTCGTATTTCTCATTTAGAGCTATCATCTGCTGTTGTACCCAAATTTGAATCAGATCCATGa
- the LOC122582526 gene encoding uncharacterized protein LOC122582526 produces MHFFKCMHTFPPFSISSQKPYLQLQKLDQISSKRSPSSQSPQTKTTIMALATTKTKRPICSIQSSLATTLFLVLLFTIPALLILHTPATSICNTFSPTTTTSFLGDLRSAKFSWNHLSFSAHIPPPVPLKIAVFTRKWPVGTTPGGMERHAYTLYMALAPRGHEIHIFTSPPHEDVSFMNTKTTNAPIVHFHEDAEPGQWRYNKAWEQYEEENQKRPFDVIHTESVALPHYKARNIPNLAVSWHGIALESVSSSIYQDLLRRPDEQVSESFNKSLQVMIPKVLNEIRFFRNYQHHIAISDSCGEMLRDIYQIPSKRVHVIVNGVNENDFREDPELGKKFRSDIGVPKNASLLLGVAGRLVKDKGHPLLYEAFAKLMKKHKNVYLVVAGAGPWQQRYMELGSQVIVLGSMSPSELRGFYNGIDIFVNPTLRPQGLDLTLMEAMMAGKPLLASRFPSIKGTLLVDDEYGFMFSPNVESLVEALETVVAEGPRRLAQRGKAGQKYAMSMFTAQKMALAYERLFLCIKNETYCIYP; encoded by the coding sequence ATGCACTTTTTTAAGTGCATGCATACCTTCCCACCCTTCTCTATATCTTCACAAAAACCATATTTACAACTACAAAAGCTAGACCAAATATCCTCAAAAAGATCTCCATCTTCACAATCACCCCAAACGAAGACCACCATTATGGCTCTCGCCACCACCAAAACCAAGAGACCAATTTGCTCTATCCAATCTAGCCTAGCAACCACCCTCTTCTTAGTCCTTCTCTTTACCATTCCGGCCCTTCTCATATTACATACCCCTGCGACTTCTATATGCAATACCTTTTCTCCCACAACTACCACTTCTTTCCTCGGGGATCTTAGGTCCGCAAAGTTCTCATGGAATCATTTAAGTTTCTCTGCTCACATCCCTCCACCTGTTCCCCTTAAGATAGCCGTTTTCACTAGAAAATGGCCAGTTGGGACAACGCCTGGAGGGATGGAGCGCCACGCATACACTTTGTACATGGCTTTAGCCCCTCGTGGCCATGAGATCCATATTTTCACTTCTCCGCCACATGAAGATGTCAGTTTTATGAACACCAAGACTACCAATGCTCCCATTGTGCATTTTCACGAAGATGCAGAACCCGGTCAATGGAGATACAACAAGGCGTGGGAACAATATGAGGAGGAGAACCAAAAACGTCCATTCGATGTGATCCACACCGAGAGTGTTGCGTTACCTCATTATAAAGCTAGAAATATCCCCAATCTTGCAGTCTCATGGCATGGAATTGCACTAGAAAGTGTTTCATCAAGTATCTATCAAGATTTGTTAAGAAGGCCTGATGAACAAGTCTCAGAGTCATTTAACAAGAGTTTACAAGTCATGATCCCAAAAGTCTTGAATGAAATTCGGTTCTTTAGAAACTACCAACACCATATTGCTATTAGTGATAGTTGTGGTGAAATGCTTAGAGATATTTACCAAATCCCTAGTAAACGAGTACACGTGATCGTTAATGGAGTAAATGAGAACGACTTTCGTGAAGATCCTGAATTAGGGAAAAAGTTTAGATCTGATATTGGTGTACCCAAAAATGCAAGTTTACTCCTAGGAGTAGCTGGAAGACTAGTGAAAGATAAAGGGCACCCTTTACTATATGAAGCCTTTGCAAAGCTAatgaaaaaacacaaaaatgtataTTTGGTGGTGGCTGGGGCTGGTCCATGGCAACAAAGGTACATGGAGCTAGGGTCCCAAGTGATTGTGCTTGGATCCATGAGCCCTTCAGAGCTACGTGGGTTCTATAACGGGATTGATATCTTTGTGAACCCGACTCTTAGACCACAAGGGCTCGACCTAACACTCATGGAAGCAATGATGGCTGGGAAACCATTGTTGGCATCACGCTTTCCTAGCATCAAAGGGACTCTTCTTGTTGATGATGAGTATGGTTTTATGTTTTCACCAAATGTCGAGTCATTGGTGGAGGCTTTGGAGACCGTGGTGGCAGAAGGCCCGAGAAGGCTTGCCCAGAGAGGGAAGGCGGGCCAAAAGTATGCAATGTCCATGTTTACTGCTCAGAAAATGGCGTTAGCTTATGAGAGACTGTTTCTATGTATAAAGAACGAAACATATTGTATCTATCCTTAG